The stretch of DNA TTCTGACAAAGAgtgttcatatatatatatatatatatatatatatatatatatatatatatatatatatatttatttatatctctaaaaataatattttacctatatatacatgcaacttttcgatgaagGGTGAATAATGGACCACTCTTACAAAAGTATAGTTTCGCCCCAGAATGTTGTGGAATGGATCAGATCCCTCCACACTTCTAAATATCTTAAATTCTAATCCGAGAAAGAATAACGTTTTACCCTTAACTGATCCTAGAAGGTGGTATTGCTTAATGTATTTATTAGTAGGAAAAAATAATGGAGGCATTAGTCACACGAAATATTATGAAAATATCATGTTTGTTTTTTTTGGAGTTAATTGAATATTGCGTGTGCGTGAAATAGCAGCCAACAATAACTCAAAAGGCTTTTCTAGTATATGCCGTTTCCTCTAAGCAAATAGGTTTAGTGGGAATGGTGGACGTATCTTTTGGATTGCTTGAATTATTCGATGTATGCAATACTATATATATGTCGAAATAACGTGCAATGACTTGTTCGAATTAATTGCAGGGGGGAAAGTAGTGTATCCACACCTTTGGGAATAATATAATTTGGAACCATTCCACTAATTTTCTCTCTTGCTTTTTGAAAGTAGAAAGCCAAGAAAAGTAAAAGAGCAAAAAAGACATAAAGTATGAGGACATATTTAATAAAACTTGATATTTCTATAAATGATTTTCATAGTAGGAGATTCTTCTGAAGATCAATTTTATTTCAATCTCTTGCAGGATATAAACTATACTCAACATGTATTTCAGTTTAGATtccataatatatatattctaTCATAAAGTAACATCGGAGTTTTTCCATCCCAAATTTTTTTATGTTAGTGGTGTCTGACCTATTTGTGTACATCTTTGACTATTTCGTCGAGTATTTATTACGATTTTGTCAGTACATGTGTCAAATAACTTTCTCCATCAAAATGTACGCATATATAAGAAGAAATCATCTAATACTTCTTGTTTATTGAGATTTGAATACTGATCTCTCGAACGTTTTTTAGAACTAATAAATATAAAAGCTTATGTAGTCGGACGAGTCTCAAACCACTAGAGCAAATATagaggtggcaaaatggttaaaagaaaacagttatccaTGCACctatattatccattaaaaatgggttggataatgaacttttttaaaaacgggtcgaatatggataagaaccatattatccacttagaaaatagtTAACCAAAtagataaccaatggataactaatgtgttttaaattttacatttgtaaaacctCAAATTTATCAAGTTTGGGAGAGTAGAAATTCTCTcataagtgatcatattcaagaagccttGGATAATATGAATATTCATATTATCCGCCGAATAATCCATTTTTTATCCGTCTCAAATATGGGTCGTATcagataatttatccatttttaaatTACCTATTTTCGACCTGCTTATATCCGACCcaacccgcccgtttgccacccctaagCAAATCCATGGTCCAAATTATTATTCTCCTCGTTGTGCCCTAACACCATTACAAAAatgaataaatataaaattttggtTAGGTACAAATTATTGGAGCTCCAACCTAAAGATACAAAAAACATGTCCTAAATTATCAATGTAACAGATAACTAAAATATAACAATAAAAAAGTCATAATTTTAATAGAGATTTTTCACACAACCCCACATGACCACCGCCCATTGATATGATACCAGTGGCCATGATCTTCCCATATCGTTTCGAAAAATACAATTCAAAAATACACGATTAATGAATTTAGACTTTAATTAATATACCAAAAAATGTTATGACTTAGAAAGTATTTAgatatatttaaattaaaaatttgaataaAATCTTTTCTTTTCAATAAAAAAAGTACCCATCCGTTAATTTGtgtcttattttctttttagtttgatTCAAATATAATCTCTcgtattttgtaaatttttagCTCCAATTATTCTCGATTTATGCTAATAACGCTTCATTATAGGGTGATATGACTCATTTAACACTAAAAATTTTAAAGagtgtttttattatttatatacaCATTAGCAGGGACGGATATATATACCTTACCCCAAGCAATATTACGGGACACCGATTCGTCAAAAATTATAGTACTTGATATATagatataaataataaaaattaaaaatatttagtaTAGATATGAAAAATGACATTGCTGgttattataataatttatttattaatttaatttttaaaaaattaacacCATTTATTGTATACGGTAAAAATCAGTCTTAAAAGTTGGGTGACTTAGGAAGTGACACGTGTCAAGGATGACCGGTCAACTGGATACGAACCTGTGATCGGATAAGAATCAATTCAAGATATGATCGTTATAGAAATGTTACGGAAGACCCCAAGATTCCTCCGGTCTTTATTAGCCTTTATTAGGCTTTTTTACATTTTATTATTCATTATCatcttttaattatattttattataacaTTAATATTGATAATTGAGGGGGTATAATTTATAAATCATACACCTCATAGCTCTAGAGACTTTCATTCTATTGTAAAACATCAAGATATACTAATAGCAAAAGACTAGTATAATTTCTCTCAAGCTTTATATAAGTGTTGTTGGGATTTCACAATTATTTTTGATTCTGGTGGGAACATTCTAAAGCCTGAGTTTGTTCTTACTTTAATTgtctttattttatttactttgctatatgttagtttatattttcggatcaatttaatttatgtatctataaatcacgttacaaatttaattgtacgGTTTGTACGGAAAACACTTATTACAAACCTTGCGTATGCCATTCCACTTTAGTTTAAGccacaaatttttaaaaatattcgtTACATTTTAAAAAATTTGTGCTACTGATATACATGAAatgaaaaggagaaaaataattCATTATACCTTTATTCGAAGTagacataaataaataaagaaaacatGTATACGTGGAATCTATGGAGAGTGAGTCACTAAAGCTGATAAGGCACGTGGCAGTCTATTGGTGCCCCCACTACTACAGTGTCCGTTAATCAAACGGCAAAATCCCTTGTCGTTTTGTTTAGTTATCAGCTTATCCCTAGCCCGTGGTTTCCGAATTCCTAGGTCCTGTAACTTTTTTAACTATGGTTATATTGTTCTACTATTCTGGGGCCACTTGCTTGGTCAAGAAATTGAATTCCCAAGgaattgaaaatgtcttatttgCATCCTCACCCTTTTATATTTCCATAATTTACATTTGGTGCCACAAtaagttttgatattttttatcTTTGTTACTCCATTCGTTTCTTTTGTGAAcctatttcatttttattttattaaaaataatgatattttttttaatttaaaaataatttaacttatacTTTTAATTTTATTCTTAATAAGAAATTTTATAAATACTATAATATAATTAAGGTCATaaattttaaaagaattataaccacacaaatatgaTGGtttgtttaaaatcataaattttaaaaatatttatttttttattaaactcTGTGCTCAATCAATATATCACATAAATTGAAAGTAAAGGAGTACTATTTGCTTAGGCTAAAGGGTTTTGACAGGTTTATCAAAAGTACAAAGAAACCAATGATAATATTAAACAAGACAGATTTATGTAGAATTAAAAGCAAATAAAGATTACTAAataaattttgtgaaataattttttcttgttaatattggtccttttatattaaatattaaattttaacagaattttttttctcaatttatacaatagtataaaattttCGACAACTTTTGCAACAAAAAGTATCCTTAATAATGTAATTTTATCGGCATATGAATATGATAGTATataaaattttcacagctcttgTCACTTTTTAACTATTCACTTAATTTGGATTTTGGAGCATTAAAGGATTCAAATATTACCGACATACAAAATTCCAAATTGTTATGAAGGAAATATCTGTTCATTAGAACTGACATGATGTGCATATAGTGTATTTATGATTTACTTAACCATCAAGTATTAGCTGTACTATTATTATAGTTAATGCATTTGGACCAAAAACATATTTCAAAGAAGTTAAAGGGTTCACCATGCAATTAAAGGAGAAGTATCCCAAACCCAATATGAAAAGGAAATAGCAGTTGGACTCCTATAAATAGATACCTCGAGTGGTGCTTAGGTTTGCCAAACCAAATAGCCCAAACGGGTttagaaaaaaaagaaggaaaagaactCTTCTAgttttctctctcttctctcgaTTCCTCTGCTCTTTCTCTAAACAGTTACACAACAATGGCGGCTACTCGGAAGTCAAGCGGACCGGTTCTCCGGTCACTTTCACCGGCTGGAAGATTTTATTCTCCGGGTCAAAGGACCGGTTCTGCTTTTGCTTCCTCAACTTCCGGTTTTTCAACCGGTTCACATACAATTCTCCACAGATCAACTTCTCCGAACCGTGTGAACTTATACAGCTCAAGGTCGTCATCTCCGGCGTCATCCGTACGGTTTTCTCTGGACCGTTCGACTTCACCGAGCCGGTCTATTTCTGCTTTAAACCGGAATCACGTGGTGCAGAACCGGAGTTATAAATCCTTGCCTAGTAGCGGTCAGAAGAAGACGTGTATGTGCTCGCCGACGAATCATCCAGGTTCGTTCCGATGTAGTCTACATAAGAATATTGTTGCAAGCAGTAGCCGTGCGCCGTCGTGCAATCCGAATCAGTTGCATATGAGGCGGTCCGCCATGACGAACTCACTTGTGAGAATCGGAACTGTAGAAGGTGATTTGGTGAAGAGAGCGTTAGCCGCTTTGATTCGTCCTTCGTCTCATCAACAGCGCCGCCGAGGCGATTTCCAGCATAGACCTAGTCGGCTTTCTGTCATGTCCAAAGTCGAGGATTCGTAAAGCAGATAGCCGTAGAAAATCCTATGCCCTAAGATCCGACTGTGTATAGACTTCTATAGTTacgattttttttttataactatAGCATAAAAAATCCTccaatttttggcatttttgtcCATGGAGCTTCAAATTCTGATAATATATCGGTAAAATCAAACTCCGTAAGGCCtaaattaaattaatttaattGATAACAATTCAGAGTCAATTTCTTCAATGTTTTTTATTATCATAATCCATTGCTTCACTCGCCAAACCAGTTATCACATCAATTCCATTTCATTTACCGATATCCATTCTCCGTCACCGTTATCCGTTCTCCATTCTCCTCACCGCTATCCATTCTCCGTTACCGTTATGCATTCTCCGTTACCGTTTTCCATTCTCCATTCTTTTTCTGTTTGGTCAGGCTGTACGCCGTATCTGTCCCGTGGTTGTATGCGTGATTTCCGTGTATGTATGTCAAGGTGGAATATATACGTATCTAGGTACTGCGGAATTACATATATATACGTACGTGGAGGCGGTATACGTACGTATATATGTATTTTTTGTTTTAGTTATATACATACGTATTTTTTGTTTTAGTTATATACatatttagtttattttattacttttgatttATAAAATTTGAAGTTGTGACTGACTATATTTGTTGTTTTTTACGTTGCAGGTATTTGATGGTTAGATTCGTTTGGCAGGACTTGAACAGAATCAGGAACATTATCAGAGACCAGAATGAACAGAggataattaaaattttaaacatATTTTGGACAACATAGATTTTTGCACTAAATAGATAATTAATTGATTACAAAGATGCTTAATTGAAGTTAATcaattttaaaaacaaataatggTAAAAGGTACTTTTTTAGCCACAAAAACAAATAATGGTTCGGGTGACCCTTTAAGTTGGTTTGGTAAGTAACTTTGTCATGATTATATTCATTGCCTTTTTTTAATAGGATTTTCTTTTCAACATTTACAAAAGCAATATAGTAATCATGAGTCATGACGTTAAGATTATTAATTTGAAACAGATGGAACACTTCGACTGCACACAATATAtgtataaaaataatatcatataCTTTAATGGTAACTGGATTTTCCCACTGTATATATAAGCTATTTTCTTAGATAACTTGCTTTTGGTTCCTTCGGTCGAATAGCTACTATAAAGTACTCCCTCCCTCTTAAATTATATGTTAGTGCTTTTACTTAGGAGGTATTTTTGATTATTtgcctttatttatattttattagtATTTGAACAATTATAATATTAGTTCATAATTGAGGTGttgataatttttaaaaataattattactcaggttaaaataaaaaaacaatataatttgttttgaatttttaaaatgaTAAACAATTTGAGAGAAATATATTTAGAAATTACGACAGTTAATTTGGGACAGAAGGAGCAACATTAGAAAGATATCAAAGCGtattttttattgaaaatgatTTAAGTCTTTAAATATATAAGTTATGTTTTTTTTACTTTGTGTTAAAACAAGGTCTATACAAAAGTTGCTCATTTTTTTCTACTTTGAGTTAAAAGATAGTTTCACAAAATATTCCTTTTGTCCATGTTTGACACTATCTTTTTAGTCATTTGAAAAACTGGTCATCTATATATTAAGTTTGAAAGTATTTAACTTAGATTATTTAttgtaaaaatacaaatatcATAACAAATTTAAGAACACGAGTTCCAAGAGTCTTAAAATTACCTAAATTATAAATACTATATTTAAGTTCATATATTTTAAAACCTTCATTTATTCTTTATTTCCATACCTGATCAAATAAGTGTATATAATTAAATTGTAAAGAATATATAATAAGCACTACTATAACGCATGAGTTCAGCAATATCTTAATTATACCGTATAAATAACCTATACGTATTTCCAATTTAAAGCGTATCATTTTTCAACCGCTATGTTAGTGTACACGACGTCACTAAAGACAAAGTCGTCGATAGTTTGGAGCTGCTGCCCATAGTGTAACACATTAGGAGAGACTGAGAGAGCAGACAATTACAGCTAACAATTTGCTAAACCCATTAAATTTACATTGGGATAATTGACATTGGTTATTTATTAAGAATCCTATACTAACATATCTAATGTTCTCAATTTAACAATTAATAACATGGTAGAATAAATAAAATTCGTTCACTTTTAATTAGAAAATTTGTGTTTAATCTACGAATGAAAAAACATGTACAAGAATTAATTCAAATAACCGCCTACTTAATAtcttaaattaaaatatttgaataaaaatccaaaaatataatagaAAACACTATTTGCGAATCCGGATTGGTTGAAGTACCAAAACAAATATAGAATGAAAAACCAAAAAAAGTTCTCAACCTATAGCATTGACTTTTCTGTAACAAAACTATAATATAGGCACCTAAAAGGAAGTGGAGGTATGAAAGGTTTATGGAAGTACTTTTGTTATAATCTCAACAGCTTCAAACCTATTATTTAACAGCTTCAAACCTATTATTCAACTCAGTTCATAACTTCATATCTACTTCATTATAATTTATAGTATTGCTTCctaatttcaacaaaaaaaatgatagtattaTATTTGAAGTGTCAAACATTTTGTTAACCCCACTTTGTCGAGTTTCTCGCTAATTATCAAAATCTGTTGTTACACTAATCTATCTGACGTGCTTTTTCTATGATGTAAATCTTAAAAAGAATTAAGAAATCGACGAGAAGTAGCATTGTAAATCATGTCTCTACAAttctttttagacatagggaaTAGTATTATTTTACGAGAACAAAGAAGTAATCAAGTATTCCCTTTGTTTCAATATATatgtaattattttcttatagGAAAAGTGTCAAATATGCTTATGAATTATTGAAAATAGAGCACTTATGCCCTCCATTTGTATTTAGGTACAAAATTGTCCTTGCCGTTAATAAAGTTGTTCACTTTTGCCCCTCCCCACTAACAGACTCTACATCAAGGACAATTTTGTACCCAAATACAAATGGAGGGCATAATTGCTCTATTTTCAATAGTTCAATGGCATATTTGACCATTTTCCGTAAAAATAATACTTTTTTGCTGAGTTGAAAAAATCCAAATATGCCCCTAAACTATTAAAAATAGAGCAATTATATCCTCCGTTTGCATTTGGGTACAAAAGGAGGGCACAATTTTGTACCCAAATACCCACATAAGAGAAATGTAAAAGTGGAATTTGTGATAGTACCTTATGGATGTATCGATATGCGGTTGCAAATTAAAATAGGAAgatgaaacaaaaaaaaaattcaccattAATTACTTGGTACTCTAATAATAAGATTTTGCATTAAGAATTGATATTACAATGTAAAAGGTCATTTTATTAAGAATACACCAATGATGAACAATGACATTGTATCCTTTGAGCAGATCCGGATTCGAGTCCCTCTAAAGGGGTATTGTTTGGTTATCTTACATGCTAGGACTTGGGAGTTCAAAGAATATAAAAATCAAATCACACATATTTGATTCGgtaagaaaataataaataaaaaaagtgaAGTAGGAGGTTGTGATCAGCTGGCCGAAGGAATTTTTCGGTGAGATTTCTCGTCATTGTAGTAATTACTACGTAAAAGATATGGCAAGACATTCCTTTCCCTCTTTTTTTTTAAGAGAATACTTTTTCTCCAACATGTATTTTCAACTCAGCGAAAAAGTATTATTTTATACGGAAAAGAGTCAAATATGCCCTTGAACGAAAATAGAGCAATTATGCCCTCCGTTTGTATTTGGGTACAAAATTGTCCTTGATGTGGAATCTGTTAGTGGGGAGGGGCAAAAGTGAACTACTTTATTAACGGCAAGGGCAATTTTGTACTCAAATGCAAACGAATGGCATAATTGCTCTATTTTCAATAGTTCAGGGGCATATTTGAATCTTTTCCGTTTTCTTATTATACCATTTTGTtttaacaaaaataatatatttttttgtatttaaaaataattaactttaatttttttattttatccttgATGAGAAATCTTTTATTGTCAAATAAATGTTATGGTATATTTAACCATACATGTTTCAAAAAATTTATAGCCACAAATATTATGGCATAAGACTATAAATATGTATAGGGAGAAATACGACATGACTCATGGccgcttaaaggaaggacacgtggaacacaagatggagatggccaccgaacatagctattcagcttgtcaccggaaggaataacgatcataaaaggagtattaaatgATTTGCGCCATGTAACATTTAATATggaatattttgcagcattaaggatgatgactcgttacaaggaatttagcatttatgtctaacgttacatcttcatcaatggccctcataattgatattaaagaagggcatgatcctaggacttccttccctagacataactataaatagaaagctcagttatcattgtaatgGACAagaattttctggctaacttaTATTACATTCTATACAGCATTTTAATATAATTTGATTCTCTCACTtttgatcttatcattgttgtgcccggaaaacTTTTTTATAGACTCATTAGCCCTGTTGTATCATTTACATTCTAAGGATATGCATTtcatatttcatcagttatttcattactttttggatcaaactaattcacttgtctagaaatcacgaacaaattcaactgtaccgtttttcgggtaaacagtttggcgcccaccgtgggccTAGATAGccgtgtaattaaattgatccttgccttttttactaacaagtttgattatttttgtcttagcaaaaatcacaaaagaaatggcagataacactattAACGGCACGCGCAACCCTGAAATTTAAGGGGAGCAACCTCAATTCGAGGATACAATCTGTGACACTCACAATGGGGAGAACAACGCCGCAACAACGCATGATGGGCGataccctcgacaggttcgggagaggactcctgatgatgctgatgaggagcgtGTAGCGGGTGCAgtgagggtcctgcaagagcaacatgcaatcattctaggccatctcatacAGCAGGATTAGGTTATGATGGAACTAAAGCATGCGCTATCAGGTGCTTCAAATGAGTGAATAggcgagatccaattcctcccgaggttcccgcaaaccaaacgacgcggagagtcgacaacaacactcccaagGGCGAAGTTGGCTCTGATGGGTCCGGAGGGAGTAGATCCGACCTCAACAACGATAACGATCTATTCAAGGAAAAACTTTTgcggttcatgaaggaagtaaacgcCTGCATGGATTAAAttccgggcgcaccaccagtattgaatGGCCCAaactcaaagaagtatattcaGTTACCGTACAAGCCGAGTGCGGCCCTGAAACTAATCCCGAAGCAGTTCAAAATTCCcgaagtgccaaagtatgatggaacttcagatctGTAAGAGCACATTACCACTTATACAACAgcagtgaaaggaaatgatttggctccTCACAAAATTGAGTCCGTgttgttgaagaaatttggagagactctcacgaggggagctttAACGTGGTATTCGCTATTGCCCGAGCATTCCGTAGATTCCTTTGAGGTGCTCGCAGATTCTTTTATCAAGGCTCATGCCAGTGCCAGAAAAGTgcaggcccgaaaggccgacatattcaggatcgcgtAGGGAGAGTCCGAATTATTGCGAGAGTACGTCACTCGGTTCTAAAAGGAAAAGATGTTACTACCGGCGgtcccggatgaatgggaagctgaagcattcaccaaaggtttaaatccgagaagttcggatgcttcccggaagttgaaggaaagtctgctcgagttccaagcaatgacttgggcggatgtccacaaccggtacgagtcaaaaataaggatcgaaaACGATCGGGTTGGTTTACCATCGCCatcaaaggacgggagaagaacaaagaaaaaatgaaagatgatattGACACAGATAGACGGACTTCGAGGGGCTGATTTTTGCCCTACAAATGGACAGAAGGCCGCGACAGGAGTTTTCGGATAATAGACAAGTTCACCGTTGATAGAAGGACAGATCATGGCTGGAACAATAGATCGCTGCAGGATAAAGAAATCTGGGGGTTGCGAGATTCTTCTTACCCAAAGTTATCAGAGTGTAACTTCAATATCAGTGTAGTAGAGT from Nicotiana tomentosiformis chromosome 11, ASM39032v3, whole genome shotgun sequence encodes:
- the LOC104114205 gene encoding uncharacterized protein, with the protein product MAATRKSSGPVLRSLSPAGRFYSPGQRTGSAFASSTSGFSTGSHTILHRSTSPNRVNLYSSRSSSPASSVRFSLDRSTSPSRSISALNRNHVVQNRSYKSLPSSGQKKTCMCSPTNHPGSFRCSLHKNIVASSSRAPSCNPNQLHMRRSAMTNSLVRIGTVEGDLVKRALAALIRPSSHQQRRRGDFQHRPSRLSVMSKVEDS